In Haematobia irritans isolate KBUSLIRL chromosome 1, ASM5000362v1, whole genome shotgun sequence, a genomic segment contains:
- the LOC142222317 gene encoding uncharacterized protein LOC142222317, translating to MKCDELNDDDMDVDLDTEEEFISIKPSGDSSKDLGDISVQQQQRCYTPQHSQTNADDMDIDLDTEEEFISIAHSGDSSKNLSDSSQITENIKNRVYTLTKYCRSRNLGKNLRKIVDESSSLIDGYVWCIKCHTVLLDSKSNRASHNCSNDLKRTLAKKSVKQPDWIAERLAITNQIENGTYTLTDWYTTKKYVSRIMRRILKADKTLVAGYVFCNQCRTVFTEYASQQNTHPCYRDLKNATTNDSTDDDNKNNKSNIRRCEIVEKLEKGIYTLAKHEGRSYVWILMRQILKEDGTYTGYACCIKCGTVHSSNNGKNLHKHRCCKEIRKSIRENSKDEGKDEDDKKAELCAQIAQKIQQGIYTLIERKRRGYIWKIIKNIQRDDKTLVKGYVFCIECRNVYCLTYVDNLYAHKCCKILKESLLKKKKIEEGTEHSLGAEGNEIAKKIAQGIYTVTSMKSRSYLSKLMKLILKEDKTIYKDYVFCIKCRKVYFSLNTSNLYQHKCYKEFKRSIFKKRAEEDDGDDEDENISRQDSDFDENWRIADQDFSSSKGVINDKSFTNSEQDEDEDLPWDNIKLEEPEFGYTMTGEQVIQLQSNENSSNQDDLGQYSAITAKDKENNVISDDSDKNISRQDSASDEDWRIADQDFSSSKGVINDKSFTNLEQDDDENLPWDIIKIEDTEFGCTITCEQVIKLESDEKPSNQDELGQDSIIKTKDTEYTVINDDEFYENISRPDSACDEDWRIEDLDVSSFKGVINDKSFTTSEQDEEELPWDITQIEGTEFGYTITCEQVIPLESDKNSSDQDDLGQDSAINTKDEGNTVISDDNENISRQDSACDEDWRIADQDFSSSKGVINDKSFTNSEHDKDKLHWDNIKLEEPEFGYTVTGDIVIELESDENSSNQDDIGQGSAIKTKDKGNTVSVEDDNDNRSRQDSACDEDWRIADIDFSSSKGMINDKSFTNSEQDKEDLPWDNIKIEDTELGCTMTGEQVIGLESDENSSNQDDLGHDSAIKTNDKGNTVRSDDADADDDNISHKDSACDEDWRIEDAQLNNRKTITISNEVYTISQKRKNRCPIWNVLAEIVRNDNSVLPGYVYCRRCKSVLTYIDLDTLNNHICCSKKDILQIEYENDLAVKKYGNNMKLIKIAENIENGLYTLTTYCGRSFVWKILRRIVDENERPVDGYAWCTKCNTVLMDYPFYRTRHKCSMILKRATEKEYLQNESKAECLAIANQIENGNYTLTYWYTTKKYVQRIMQRILKADKTLVEGYVFCNQCRRVFSEYGSQQDKHQCYRDLINDIIGDDESYAFRNNTSNLRRFDIAEKLDKGIYTLTKQQGTSYLWKIMRKILKEDKTPVEDYMCCIKCGTICSSHSPTNLNKHKCSKELRKSMREDNEDKAKDPLNKPSRSLSDEEFQTKYEEYSAER from the coding sequence ATGAAGTGCGATGAATTAAATGATGATGACATGGACGTAGACTTGGACACGGAGGAAGAATTTATAAGTATAAAACCTTCAGGAGATTCATCTAAAGACCTGGGTGACATTTCtgttcaacaacaacaacgatgtTACACACCGCAACATTCACAAACAAATGCTGATGACATGGACATAGACTTGGACACGGAGGAAGAATTTATAAGTATTGCACATTCGGGAGATTCATCCAAAAACCTGAGTGACAGTTCTCAAATTACTGAGAATATTAAAAATCGGGTATACACCTTGACCAAATACTGTAGATCACgtaatttaggaaaaaatttaagaaaaatcgtGGATGAGAGTAGCAGTCTCATTGATGGATATGTATGGTGTATTAAATGTCACACAGTCTTGTTGGATTCTAAATCAAATCGGGCGAGTCACAACTGCAGTAATGATTTGAAGAGAACATTAGCAAAAAAATCTGTAAAGCAGCCGGATTGGATAGCTGAGCGTTTGGCAATAACCAATCAAATTGAAAATGGGACTTATACTTTGACCGATTGGTATACTACTAAAAAATATGTATCACGTATTATGCGAAGAATATTAAAAGCCGATAAAACTCTGGTTGCGGGTTATGTGTTTTGCAATCAATGTCGTACAGTAttcactgaatatgcatcacaaCAAAATACACATCCATGCTATAGAGACTTAAAAAATGCCACCACCAACGATAGTACAGACgatgataataaaaataataaatcgaATATAAGAAGATGCGAAATAGTCGAGAAACTCGAAAAGGGTATTTACACCTTAGCAAAACATGAGGGTAGAAGTTATGTATGGATATTAATGAGACAAATTCTAAAGGAGGATGGAACCTACACGGGCTACGCGTGTTGCATAAAATGTGGTACAGTTCATTCCAGTAATAACGGGAAAAATCTTCATAAACATAGATGCTGTAAAGAGATCAGGAAATCTATTCGGGAAAATAGCAAGGACGAGGGCAAAGACGAGGACGATAAAAAAGCTGAACTTTGCGCCCAAATCGCCCAGAAAATTCAACAAGGTATCTACACATTGATCGAACGTAAAAGACGAGGCTATATctggaaaattattaaaaatattcaacgaGATGACAAAACTCTTGTAAAAGGCTACGTGTTTTGCATCGAATGCCGAAATGTATATTGCTTGACATATGTCGACAATCTATATGCTCATAAATGTTGTAAGATTTTAAAAGAATCATtattgaagaagaagaagattgAAGAAGGCACAGAACACTCTTTGGGAGCTGAAGGGAACGAAATAGCCAAAAAAATAGCCCAAGGCATTTACACGGTGACCTCTATGAAAAGTAGAAGTTATCTCAGTAAATTGATGaagttgattttgaaagaagatAAAACCATTTACAaggattatgtattttgcataaAATGTCGTAAAGTCTATTTCAGTCTGAATACCTCGAATTTATATCAACACAAATGTTATAAGGAGTTTAAAAGATCGATATTTAAAAAGAGAGCAGAGGAGGACGACGGCGATGATGAGGATGAGAATATATCTCGTCAAGATTCTGATTTCGATGAGAATTGGAGAATTGCAGACCAAGATTTTTCTTCCTCCAAAGGTGTGATAAATGATAAATCGTTCACTAATTCCGAACAAGATGAAGATGAAGATCTTCCTTGGGACAATATAAAACTTGAAGAGCCTGAGTTTGGTTATACAATGACAGGCGAACAAGttattcaacttcaatcaaatgAGAATTCATCGAACCAAGATGATCTTGGACAATATTCTGCCATAACAGCTAAAGATAAAGAAAATAATGTAATAAGTGATGATTCTGATAAGAATATATCTCGCCAAGATTCTGCTTCCGATGAGGATTGGAGAATTGCAGACCAAGATTTTTCTTCCTCCAAAGGTGTGATAAATGATAAATCTTTCACTAATTTGGAACAAGATGACGATGAAAATCTTCCTTGGGACATTATTAAAATTGAAGATACTGAGTTTGGTTGTACAATAACATGTGAACAAGTTATTAAACTTGAATCAGATGAGAAGCCATCGAACCAGGATGAACTTGGACAAGATTCTATTATTAAAACTAAAGATACAGAATATACTGTAATAAATGATGATGAGTTTTATGAGAATATATCTCGCCCAGATTCTGCTTGCGATGAGGATTGGAGAATTGAAGATCTAGACGTTTCTTCCTTCAAAGGTGTGATAAATGATAAATCTTTCACTACTTCAGAGCAAGATGAAGAAGAACTTCCTTGGGACATTACACAAATTGAAGGTACTGAGTTTGGTTACACAATAACATGCGAACAAGTTATTCCACttgaatcagataaaaattcatCGGACCAAGATGATCTTGGACAAGATTCTGCCATAAACACTAAAGATGAAGGAAATACTGTAATAAGTGATGATAATGAGAACATATCTCGCCAAGATTCTGCTTGCGATGAGGATTGGAGAATTGCAGACCAAGATTTTTCTTCCTCCAAAGGTGTGATAAATGATAAATCTTTCACTAATTCAGAACACGATAAAGACAAACTTCATTGGGACAATATAAAACTTGAAGAGCCTGAGTTTGGTTATACAGTGACAGGTGATATAGTTATTGAACTTGAATCAGATGAGAATTCATCGAACCAAGATGATATTGGACAAGGTTCTGCCATAAAAACTAAAGATAAAGGAAATACTGTAAGTGTTGAGGATGATAATGAtaatagatctcgccaagattctGCTTGCGATGAGGATTGGAGAATTGCAGACATAGATTTTTCTTCCTCCAAAGGTATGATAAATGATAAATCTTTCACTAATTCAGAACAAGATAAAGAAGATCTCCCTTGGGACAATATCAAAATTGAAGATACTGAGCTTGGTTGTACAATGACAGGTGAACAAGTTATTGGACTTGAATCAGATGAAAATTCTTCGAACCAAGATGATCTTGGGCATGATTCCGCCATAAAAACTAATGATAAAGGAAATACTGTAAGAAGTGATGATgctgatgctgatgatgataATATATCTCATAAAGATTCTGCTTGCGATGAGGATTGGAGAATTGAAGACGCACaattaaataatagaaaaactATTACAATTAGTAATGAAGTCTATACTATATCGCAAAAAAGGAAAAACCGATGTCCTATTTGGAATGTCTTAGCTGAAATCGTTAGGAATGATAATAGTGTCCTGCCTGGTTATGTATACTGTAGAAGATGTAAATCTGTTTTGACATACATAGATTTGGACACCTTAAATAATCATATATGTTGCAGTAAGAAAgatattttacaaattgaatATGAAAATGATTTAGCggtaaaaaaatatggcaatAATATGAAGCTTATTAAAATCGCCGAGAATATAGAGAATGGGCTATACACCTTGACCACATACTGTGGCAGaagttttgtatggaaaattttaagaagaatTGTGGATGAGAATGAGAGGCCCGTTGATGGCTATGCATGGTGTACTAAATGTAACACAGTATTGATGGATTATCCTTTCTACCGGACACGGCACAAATGCAGTATGATTTTGAAGAGGGCCACTGAAAAAGAGTATTTACAAAATGAAAGCAAAGCTGAGTGTTTGGCAATAGCCAATCAAATTGAAAATGGCAATTATACCTTGACCTATTGGTAcactacaaaaaaatatgtacaaCGTATAATGCAAAGGATACTGAAGGCCGATAAAACTCTAGTTGAGGGTTATGTGTTTTGCAATCAATGTCGTAGAGTATTCTCTGAATATGGATCACAACAAGATAAACATCAATGCTATAGGGATCTGATAAATGATATTATCGGCGATGATGAGTCATATGCCTTCAGAAATAATACATCGAATTTACGAAGATTTGACATAGCCGAAAAGCTTGATAAAGGTATTTACACCTTGACCAAACAACAGGGTACAagttatctatggaaaattatgagaaaaattcTAAAGGAGGATAAAACCCCTG
- the LOC142222320 gene encoding uncharacterized protein LOC142222320 yields the protein MKCDELNDDDMDIDLDTEEEFISIKPSGDSFKDLGDISVQQQQRRRCYTPQQSQVKEKNEKGTEEEFIQIEPSGDSSKDLDNISDQQQQCVKSQIKENIQKGIYTVHYDSKGKGNVWNILRKIRNQDNLYVEGYAWCTQCCYVVSDKSPTSKLHECCKKFRFSQIAENIKNGIYTLTKYNRLRYLSKILRKIVDENNSPIDGCFWCIKCHTVLLDYTSNRANHKCSKDLKRKLAKDSVKQYDGIAKHLEIANQIENGTYTLSGRYTTKTMRRILKADKTLVEGYVFCNQCRKVYSDYASQKNIHPCYRELKSALTKDITDDDNNIKSRRFEIAEKLEKGIYTLAKHQSTSFVWTFMRKILKEDKTPIEDFTCCIKCGDVISSRTMTNIKKHNCCNELMKSIHEDSEDEDEDHADYHTKAELRVQIAQKIQQGSYTLIERNSRAYIWKIIRNIQREDDKTILKGYVFCIECENVHRYATTDNIYTHKCCKILKESLLKNESVEGIAKKIAQGIYTVTSMKSSSYLRNLMMVIVKEDKTSCKDYLFCSKCRKVYSIVRAVHLRQHKCYGEFKSSILKQKEVNDDNDADNDENISELGYTMTVAQVIELESDKNASDQDDLGQDSAINTKDEENNVISDDDDDENTARQDSACDKDWRIADQDFPSSKGAIYDKSFTNSEQDKENLLWDNIKLEEPEFCYTVTGEIVIEIESDENSSNQDDIGQDSAINTKVKGNTVISDDDDDENISRQDSACDKDWIIADQDSTSSKGVINDKSFTNSEHDKENLIWDNIKLEEPEFGYTVTGDVVIELESDENSSNQDDLGQDSAIKTKDKGNTVSVEDDNDNRSRQDSACDEDWRIADQDFSSSKGVINDKSFTNSKQDEDKDLPKSNIRRFEVAEKLDKGIYTLAKHQSRSYVWIFMRKILKEDGTETGYARCIKCGTVRANTDGNLYSHRCCKLFRESLLKKKKSDSLKKSKEDEIAQKIAQGIDTVTSMKSGGYLSKFIKAIVKEDKTIYKNYVFCSKCRQVYSVVRVYQHKCYGEFKSSILKQNDVSDDNDGDDADNDENISRQDAACDKDLRTADQDFSSSKGVINDKSFTTSEQDEDLPWDIIKIEDTEFGCTMTGEQVIELESDENSSNQDDEDSNDKDDDCQFLEKTINRMESRPSTSREAAQISDFTKETKNRKESRPSSSREAAKISDFTKETKNRKESRPSTSREAAQISDFTKETKNRKESRSPTSKDAAKLCDFLEETKTCQESRPSATKDDAKLCDFLEETKNRKDPCLAKSKDAAKICYFTEETKNHKESRPSTSRDAVKICDFTEKTKNHKESRPSTSRDAVKICDFTEETKNRRASRPFVSKDSAKKFEFLEETKKLITTNSDRLNSKSLQENSNSKRKIPQDEDELETVQSHETNMNNMKVEMIKPTNFSKKFKHGQSFNPDKKISSSIDSIDPKKFLHSQASTSSLDPQLNSRETIQILNEVYTISRKKAKPKSHMECLSSNP from the coding sequence ATGAAGTGCGATGAATTAAATGATGATGACATGGACATAGACTTGGACACGGAGGAAGAATTTATAAGTATTAAACCTTCAGGAGATTCATTCAAAGACTTGGGTGACATTTCggttcaacaacaacaacgacgacGATGTTATACACCGCAGCAGTCAcaagtaaaagaaaaaaatgaaaaaggtACAGAGGAAGAATTTATACAAATTGAACCATCCGGAGATTCATCCAAAGACCTGGATAACATTTctgatcaacaacaacaatgtgtGAAATcgcaaataaaagaaaacatacAAAAAGGTATCTACACCGTACACTATGACAGCAAGGGCAAAGGAAATGTTtggaacattttgagaaaaattcgcaACCAAGACAATCTCTACGTGGAGGGATATGCCTGGTGCACGCAATGTTGCTATGTGGTGAGTGATAAATCGCCAACGAGTAAACTACATGAATGCTGTAAGAAATTCAGGTTTTCTCAAATTGCTGAGAATATAAAAAATGGCATATACACCTTGACCAAATACAATAGATTAAgatatttatcgaaaattttaagaaaaatcgtgGATGAGAATAACAGTCCCATTGATGGATGTTTTTGGTGTATTAAATGTCACACAGTCTTGTTGGATTATACATCAAATCGGGCGAATCACAAATGCAGTAAGGATTTGAAGAGAAAATTGGCTAAAGATTCTGTAAAACAGTATGACGGGATAGCTAAGCATTTGGAAATAGCCAATCAAATTGAAAATGGGACTTATACCTTGAGCGGTAGGTACACTACTAAAACAATGAGAAGAATATTAAAAGCCGACAAAACTCTGGTTGAGGGTTATGTGTTTTGCAATCAATGTCGTAAAGTATACTCTGACTATgcatcacaaaaaaatatacatccATGCTATAGGGAATTAAAAAGTGCCCTCACCAAAGATATTACAGACGATGATAATAATATTAAATCGAGAAGATTCGAAATAGCCGAGAAACTCGAAAAGGGTATTTACACCTTGGCAAAACATCAGAGTACAAGTTTTGTATGGACATTTATGAGAAAAATTCTAAAGGAGGATAAAACCCCTATAGAGGACTTCACGTGTTGCATTAAATGTGGTGATGTTATTTCAAGTCGTACAatgacaaatattaaaaaacataaTTGCTGCAATGAGTTAATGAAATCTATTCACGAAGATAGCGAGGACGAGGATGAGGACCATGCAGATTATCATACAAAAGCAGAACTTCGCGTCCAAATCGCCCAGAAAATCCAACAAGGTAGTTACACATTGATCGAACGTAATAGCCGAGCTTATATCTGgaaaattattagaaatattcAAAGAGAAGATGACAAAACTATTTTAAAAGGCTACGTGTTTTGCATCGAATGTGAAAATGTACACCGCTATGCAACTACCGATAATATATATACCCATAAATGTTGTAAGATTTTAAAAGAATCATTATTGAAGAATGAGAGTGTAGAAGGCATAGCCAAGAAAATAGCCCAAGGCATTTACACGGTGACCTCTATGAAAAGTAGTAGTTATCTCAGGAACCTGATGATGGTTATTGTGAAAGAAGATAAAACCAGTTGCAAGGATTATTTGTTTTGCTCTAAATGTCGTAAAGTCTATTCGATTGTGAGGGCAGTTCATTTACGTCAACACAAATGTTATGGAGAGTTTAAAAGTTCtatattgaaacaaaaagaaGTGAACGACGACAATGATGCTGATAATGATGAGAATATATCTGAGCTTGGTTATACAATGACAGTCGCACAAGTTATTGAACTTGAATCAGATAAAAATGCATCGGACCAAGATGATCTTGGACAAGATTCTGCCATAAACACTAAAGATGAAGAAAATAATGTAATaagtgatgatgatgacgatgaaaaCACAGCTCGCCAAGATTCTGCTTGCGATAAGGATTGGAGAATTGCAGACCAAGACTTTCCTTCCTCCAAAGGTGCGATATATGATAAATCTTTCACTAATTCAGAGCAAGATAAAGAAAATCTTCTTTGGGACAATATAAAACTTGAAGAGCCTGAGTTTTGTTATACAGTGACAGGTGAAATAGTTATTGAAATTGAATCAGATGAGAATTCATCGAACCAAGATGATATTGGACAAGATTCTGCCATAAACACTAAAGTTAAAGGAAATACTGTAATAAgtgatgatgacgacgatgaaAACATATCTCGCCAAGACTCTGCTTGCGATAAGGATTGGATAATTGCAGACCAAGACTCTACTTCCTCCAAAGGTGTAATAAATGATAAATCTTTCACTAATTCAGAACACGataaagaaaatcttatttgGGACAATATAAAACTTGAAGAGCCTGAGTTTGGTTATACAGTGACAGGTGATGTAGTTATTGAACTTGAATCAGATGAGAATTCATCGAACCAAGATGATCTTGGACAAGATTCTGCCATCAAAACTAAAGATAAAGGAAATACTGTAAGTGTTGAGGATGATAATGAtaatagatctcgccaagattctGCTTGCGATGAGGATTGGAGAATAGCAGACCAAGACTTTTCTTCCTCCAAAGGTGTGATAAATGATAAATCTTTCACTAATTCGAAACAAGATGAAGATAAAGATCTTCCTAAATCGAATATAAGAAGATTCGAAGTAGCCGAGAAACTTGATAAGGGTATTTACACCTTGGCAAAACATCAGAGTAGAAGTTATGTGTGGATATTTATGAGAAAAATTCTAAAGGAGGATGGAACCGAGACGGGCTACGCGCGTTGCATTAAATGTGGTACAGTTCGTGCCAATACTGACGGGAATCTATATTCCCATAGATGTTGTAAGCTTTTCAGAGAATCATtattgaagaagaagaagagcgattctttgaaaaaatctaaagaagacGAAATAGCCCAGAAAATAGCCCAAGGCATTGACACGGTGACATCCATGAAAAGTGGAGGTTATCTCAGTAAATTTATTAAGGCTATTGTGAAAGAAGATAAAACCATTTACAAGAATTATGTGTTTTGCTCTAAATGTCGTCAAGTCTATTCGGTGGTGAGGGTATATCAACACAAATGTTATGGAGAGTTTAAAAGTTctatattgaaacaaaatgaTGTGAGCGACGacaatgatggtgatgatgctgATAATGATGAGAACATATCTCGCCAAGATGCTGCTTGCGATAAAGATTTGAGAACTGCAGACCAAGATTTTTCTTCCTCCAAAGGTGTGATAAATGATAAATCGTTCACTACTTCAGAACAAGATGAAGATCTTCCCTGGGACATTATTAAAATTGAAGATACTGAGTTTGGTTGTACAATGACAGGTGAACAAGTTATTGAACTTGAATCAGATGAAAATTCTTCGAACCAAGATGACGAGGACAGCAATGACAAAGATGACGATTGTCAATTCTTGGAGAAAACTATAAATCGCATGGAATCAAGACCTTCGACATCAAGAGAAGCTGCACAAATTTCGGACTTCACGAAGGAAACTAAGAATCGCAAGGAATCAAGACCTTCTTCATCAAGAGAAGCTGCAAAAATTTCTGACTTCACGAAGGAAACTAAGAATCGCAAGGAATCAAGACCTTCTACATCAAGAGAAGCTGCACAAATTTCTGACTTCACGAAGGAAACTAAGAATCGCAAGGAATCAAGATCTCCTACATCAAAAGATGCTGCAAAACTTTGTGACTTCTTGGAGGAAACTAAGACATGCCAAGAATCAAGACCTTCTGCAACAAAAGATGATGCAAAACTTTGTGACTTCTTGGAGGAAACTAAGAATCGCAAGGATCCATGTCTTGCCAAATCAAAAGATGCCGCAAAAATTTGTTACTTTACGGAGGAAACTAAGAATCACAAGGAATCGAGACCTTCCACATCAAGAGATGCTGTAAAAATTTGTGACTTCACGGAGAAAACAAAGAATCACAAGGAATCAAGACCTTCCACATCAAGAGATGCTGTAAAAATTTGTGACTTCACGGAGGAAACTAAGAATCGCAGGGCATCAAGACCTTTTGTATCAAAAGAttctgcaaaaaaatttgaattcttggaGGAAACTAAGAAACTCATAACTACAAATTCTGATAGATTAAATAGTAAATCCTTGCAAGAAAATTCAAATTCGAAGAGGAAAATACCGCAAGATGAAGATGAGCTAGAAACTGTGCAATCACATGAAACAAATATGAACAATATGAAAGTCGAAATGATCAAGCCAActaatttttctaagaaatttaaaCATGGTCAATCCTTCAACCcagataagaaaatttcatcttctATAGATTCAATTGATCCGAAAAAGTTTCTCCATTCCCAAGCTTCTACATCTTCCTTAGACCCACAATTAAATAGTAGGGAAACTATTCAAATTCTTAATGAAGTCTATACTATATCCCGAAAAAAGGCAAAACCGAAGTCCCATATGGAATGTCTTAGCTCAAATCCTTAG